The Rubrobacter tropicus nucleotide sequence GCCGCAGATGTTGGTGGTAGTGATCCTGACTATCGCGTCGTTGGGCTCCTGTATCCTCGGGTCCGGCACGTTGTCCACCCGAACGTCCTGCTTGCCGTGCCAAGTAAGCGCCTTCATCTAGTCAAGCCTCCCTGTTGCCTGTCCGTGCCCCGGCGCACGCGGCGCCGGATGCGTTCATAAAACAAGCTTTCGGCCGCCAACCATAAGCTGACGGCCGAAAGCTGAAAGCCGACCGCTCTCTACGCGCTGCGGGCCTGGTCCGCGTGCTTGCCCTCGCCTATCTCTTCGACGACCTTGGCGCAGAACGCCGGCAAATCGTTGGGGTTGCGGCTCGTGACGAGCCCCTGGTCGGTGACGACCTCCTCGTCCACCCAGTTGCCGCCGGCGTTGCGGATGTCGGTCTGGAGGGTCGGGTAGGAGGTGAGGGTGCGGCCCTTCACCACGTCAGCCTCGACCAGCGTCCAGGGACCGTGGCAGATCACGCCTACCGGCTTGGCCTGCTCGAAGAACCCGCGCACGAACTGGACCACGTTCGCGTCGCCGCGCAGATTGTCCGCGCCCACGGTGCCGCCCGGCACGATCAGGGCGTCGTACTCGTCGGGGGAGACGTCGGTGACGGCCTTGTCGACCGCGAAGGTGTCCCCCATCTCGGTGTCGTTGTTCATGGCCTGGGCCTCGCCCGCCTGAATGCCGACCACCTCGACCGTCGCCCCCTCGGCCTCTACGGCTTCTTTGGGCTGGAC carries:
- a CDS encoding type 1 glutamine amidotransferase domain-containing protein — translated: MANELQGRKVAILIAPIGSEQVEFVQPKEAVEAEGATVEVVGIQAGEAQAMNNDTEMGDTFAVDKAVTDVSPDEYDALIVPGGTVGADNLRGDANVVQFVRGFFEQAKPVGVICHGPWTLVEADVVKGRTLTSYPTLQTDIRNAGGNWVDEEVVTDQGLVTSRNPNDLPAFCAKVVEEIGEGKHADQARSA